The Seleniivibrio woodruffii genome contains a region encoding:
- a CDS encoding ImmA/IrrE family metallo-endopeptidase, with protein MNNMAREAIGNLTTYLLDYYYNGKISFPLNIEEMIINKLQGRIEPDATLDMFIDAKIVKSSSNNNHKFTIFINPNLPQTRKNFTLAHELGHLFLHMGFMIDNAKWEAAPEYIDGAFARNQYDTGENENQAHEFAGSLLMPAEQYKQFVRDNAINNQIDVQGIANYFGVSYDAALVRGKWLGVFNW; from the coding sequence ATGAATAATATGGCAAGAGAAGCAATTGGTAATCTAACAACCTATTTATTAGATTACTACTACAATGGAAAAATTAGCTTTCCTCTTAATATTGAAGAAATGATAATCAATAAACTTCAAGGAAGAATTGAACCTGATGCAACATTGGATATGTTTATAGATGCCAAGATTGTTAAATCATCAAGCAATAATAATCACAAGTTCACCATATTCATAAACCCAAACTTACCGCAGACAAGGAAAAACTTTACACTAGCTCATGAATTAGGGCACCTATTTCTCCATATGGGTTTTATGATAGATAACGCAAAGTGGGAAGCAGCCCCAGAATATATAGATGGTGCGTTTGCAAGAAATCAGTATGACACTGGTGAAAATGAAAATCAGGCTCATGAATTTGCTGGTTCATTACTAATGCCAGCTGAACAGTATAAACAGTTTGTTAGAGACAATGCTATAAATAACCAAATTGATGTTCAAGGTATTGCTAATTACTTTGGTGTGTCATACGATGCCGCATTAGTAAGAGGAAAATGGCTAGGAGTTTTTAATTGGTAA
- a CDS encoding succinate dehydrogenase iron-sulfur subunit → MNTVTFEIFRYDPDKDKEPYYQTYKVELRRPGYLMLDALNQIKWEQDPTLTYRRSCREGVCGSDGLNVNGVNMLSCMTKVEDLGADHIVVQPLPGMNVMRDLVVDVDDFFNKFITVKPYLIRKSPNPDKEIYQSPEDRKKLDGLYECILCGCCSSSCPSFWSDKKYLGPNAALRAWRYIVDSRDEGAEERLPILNDKHGVWRCHTIYNCVEACPKELNPTEAIMNIRKMLLDQQV, encoded by the coding sequence ATGAATACAGTTACATTTGAAATATTCAGATACGACCCTGATAAGGATAAAGAGCCTTACTACCAGACATATAAGGTTGAGCTGAGAAGACCCGGCTACCTTATGCTGGATGCTCTTAACCAGATCAAATGGGAGCAGGATCCCACACTGACATACCGCCGCTCTTGCAGAGAAGGCGTATGCGGTTCTGACGGTCTCAACGTTAACGGCGTTAACATGCTCTCTTGCATGACAAAAGTTGAGGATCTCGGTGCTGACCACATCGTTGTTCAGCCCCTGCCCGGTATGAACGTTATGAGAGACCTTGTTGTCGATGTCGATGACTTCTTCAACAAGTTCATAACTGTTAAACCCTACCTCATCAGAAAGTCTCCGAACCCTGATAAAGAAATTTATCAGTCACCGGAAGACAGAAAGAAACTGGACGGACTGTATGAGTGTATCCTTTGCGGATGCTGCTCATCCTCTTGCCCCTCTTTCTGGTCAGACAAAAAATATCTCGGACCCAACGCAGCTCTGCGTGCATGGAGATATATTGTCGACTCAAGAGACGAAGGTGCGGAAGAGCGTCTGCCTATCCTGAACGACAAACACGGCGTCTGGAGATGTCACACTATCTACAACTGTGTTGAGGCATGCCCGAAAGAGCTGAACCCCACAGAAGCGATAATGAACATCAGGAAGATGCTGCTGGATCAGCAGGTATAA
- the sdhA gene encoding succinate dehydrogenase flavoprotein subunit → MSVKIEYHKFDVVVVGAGGAGLNAAQVASQYCKTAVVSEVYPTRSHTISAQGGISAALGNLEEDHWHWHMYDTVKGSDYLCDQDAAEYMTKQAPEMIIALEHIGLPFSRTPEGKIAQRPFGGHTAEFGKRAVKRACYAADRTGHAMLQTLYEKSVAQGTHFYSEFYALELLVNDGAVNGVLCYDIQNGELHVFNAKAVVFATGGNCRIFQTNSNAHINTGDGLALAMRKGYSWCDAEFFQYHPTGIYGAGNLITEGVRGEGGILLNAQGERFMERYAPTIKDLAPRDIVSRSMMREVLDGRGVGPRKDHVLLKIDHIGAANIMEKLPGIHELSLVFAGVDCTKEPIPVTPTAHYQNGGIPTGYLTQVIKGNMEKEEFVPGFFAAGECASASVHGANRLGTNSLLDLVVFGRTAGEQAAKYAAANSLVPLAENAGSEGLATLQKYGNANGKYSFGEIWGELTDVMQKKMSVFRTEKLMKECYSTLLELEAKMDDYRVNDKSSVYNLDLIEALELNNMILVAKACTQAAILRKESRGGHFRDDYPDRDDVNFLKHTEVYLEEDGKTPRVEYRNVRMKPLTVEPFPPKARVY, encoded by the coding sequence ATGTCAGTAAAAATAGAATATCATAAGTTTGACGTTGTGGTTGTCGGTGCGGGCGGCGCAGGTCTGAACGCAGCACAGGTTGCTTCTCAGTACTGCAAAACTGCGGTCGTTTCCGAAGTCTACCCCACAAGAAGCCACACTATTTCGGCACAGGGCGGTATATCCGCAGCCCTTGGCAACCTCGAAGAGGACCACTGGCACTGGCACATGTATGACACGGTTAAAGGATCCGACTACCTTTGCGATCAGGACGCCGCTGAATACATGACAAAACAGGCTCCCGAAATGATCATCGCTCTGGAGCACATCGGTCTCCCCTTCTCCAGAACTCCCGAAGGCAAAATCGCTCAGCGTCCCTTCGGCGGTCACACCGCAGAGTTCGGAAAAAGAGCCGTTAAAAGAGCCTGCTATGCGGCCGACCGTACAGGCCACGCTATGCTTCAGACCCTTTATGAAAAATCAGTGGCTCAGGGAACTCACTTCTACAGCGAGTTCTACGCTCTGGAACTGCTCGTTAACGATGGCGCAGTGAACGGCGTTCTCTGCTACGATATACAGAACGGCGAACTCCACGTCTTCAATGCGAAAGCAGTTGTTTTCGCAACAGGCGGTAACTGCCGTATCTTCCAGACAAACTCAAACGCACACATCAACACAGGTGACGGTCTCGCCCTTGCAATGCGCAAAGGCTATTCATGGTGCGACGCTGAGTTCTTCCAGTATCACCCCACAGGCATCTACGGCGCAGGAAACCTTATCACTGAAGGCGTTAGAGGCGAGGGCGGTATCCTTCTGAATGCTCAGGGCGAGCGTTTCATGGAGAGATATGCTCCCACCATCAAAGACCTTGCACCCAGAGACATCGTTTCACGCTCAATGATGAGAGAGGTTCTTGACGGAAGAGGCGTCGGCCCCAGAAAAGACCACGTTCTCCTTAAGATCGACCACATCGGTGCGGCTAACATTATGGAAAAACTCCCCGGTATCCACGAGCTTTCTCTCGTGTTTGCGGGTGTTGACTGTACTAAAGAACCCATCCCCGTTACTCCCACTGCCCACTACCAGAACGGCGGTATCCCCACAGGCTACCTCACTCAGGTTATCAAAGGCAACATGGAGAAAGAGGAATTCGTTCCCGGATTCTTCGCTGCGGGTGAGTGCGCTTCAGCTTCCGTTCACGGTGCAAACCGTCTCGGAACAAACTCTCTGCTCGACCTCGTTGTCTTCGGACGTACGGCAGGTGAGCAGGCGGCTAAATACGCTGCGGCAAACAGCCTTGTTCCCCTTGCTGAAAATGCAGGCTCTGAAGGCCTCGCAACTCTGCAGAAATATGGAAACGCCAACGGTAAATACTCCTTCGGAGAGATCTGGGGCGAACTGACAGACGTTATGCAGAAGAAAATGAGCGTTTTCAGAACCGAAAAACTCATGAAAGAGTGCTACTCTACACTTCTTGAGCTTGAAGCCAAAATGGACGACTACCGTGTCAACGACAAGTCATCCGTCTACAACCTCGACCTCATCGAGGCACTTGAGCTTAACAACATGATCCTTGTTGCTAAGGCTTGTACTCAGGCTGCAATCCTCAGAAAAGAGTCCAGAGGCGGTCACTTCCGTGACGACTATCCGGACAGGGACGACGTGAACTTCCTTAAACACACAGAAGTGTATCTGGAAGAAGACGGCAAAACTCCGAGAGTTGAATACAGAAACGTTCGTATGAAACCTCTCACAGTTGAGCCTTTCCCGCCTAAGGCTAGAGTGTACTAA
- a CDS encoding succinate dehydrogenase, hydrophobic membrane anchor protein, with product MRHYKYNGTSDAGTIGWIMQRVSGIILILVVFVHFFSMLKGGEAGMMQVVTGPIAAFGVFHTFNGFKMITDDYVSCAGWRAVLYGIYWLLGIALVILAVKI from the coding sequence ATGAGACACTATAAGTATAACGGAACAAGCGACGCAGGAACCATCGGATGGATAATGCAGAGAGTATCCGGCATAATCCTGATCCTCGTTGTGTTCGTACACTTTTTCTCCATGCTGAAAGGCGGCGAAGCAGGTATGATGCAGGTTGTTACAGGCCCCATCGCAGCTTTCGGCGTATTCCACACTTTTAACGGCTTCAAAATGATCACTGATGACTACGTTTCCTGCGCAGGCTGGAGAGCTGTTCTCTACGGCATCTACTGGCTGCTGGGAATCGCTCTTGTGATTCTTGCCGTTAAAATATAA
- a CDS encoding succinate dehydrogenase, cytochrome b556 subunit → MPRKDLETYPKKTGYRKHPGMVAWLLHRGTGVIIGLYLILHILGVSGTVAPFLEVTKLSVVKALFLASFSFHAFNGVRIVLMEFGAAAERESFKKYFMAVVFLTLVITIIGIIPIFAA, encoded by the coding sequence ATGCCGAGGAAAGACCTTGAAACCTACCCTAAGAAAACAGGGTACCGCAAACACCCCGGAATGGTGGCGTGGCTTCTTCACCGTGGCACAGGAGTGATAATCGGACTCTATCTGATCCTTCACATTCTGGGCGTTTCCGGTACGGTTGCCCCCTTTCTGGAAGTGACTAAGCTTTCTGTTGTGAAAGCGCTCTTTCTTGCCAGCTTCTCTTTTCACGCTTTTAACGGTGTGCGCATCGTCCTTATGGAATTCGGCGCCGCAGCTGAAAGGGAATCATTCAAGAAATACTTTATGGCCGTTGTGTTTCTCACACTTGTAATCACAATTATCGGAATAATTCCGATATTCGCGGCGTAA
- a CDS encoding sensor histidine kinase, which translates to MEIMFGLIQEMSVFAVAAYLFSKTPAFRPLSAGLLKPLDNISVYLFFTAITIMGTYLGLHVNGAIANTRAIGAVMAGLLAGPWMGLAVGITGGLHRFMLGGFTASACGISTTAEGLIGGLVFLWFRRKGQPDGIFNFKTAFATTFISEMVQMAIILIFAKPFSEAWELVQIIALPMMFANAAGAGLFVSIFKDSKNALDSYGAEFSRKALNIANKTLPVLSKGFNEQSAQTLAGVILSETGVGAVAITDRTHVMAFKGIDADHHLPQSNISSRKTLDCINSGEVIFIDGITEHYTCAIHENCPLGSALIVPLVLEKEVIGTIKMYEPKNRRFLGFNQSFGEGIAEVLSTQLMLSKYEEQKRLLTEAELKLMQAQVNPHFLFNTLNTIGAVVRSQPEKAKELINHLSIFFRSNLKRSSETATLAEEIEHIRSYLVIEEARFSDRLKVEIDIDDTLRQVAMPAFTIQPIVENAIKHGLSNILGDALIKITARAEDGRCIIRVEDNAGIWCESGKSRNGIGMNSVDTRIKNMFGGEYGLSVRCLEGSFTIVEIHLPVSKL; encoded by the coding sequence ATGGAAATAATGTTCGGACTCATTCAGGAAATGTCGGTCTTTGCGGTGGCGGCATATCTTTTCAGCAAAACGCCAGCCTTCCGCCCTCTTTCGGCAGGGCTTCTGAAGCCGCTGGACAACATATCGGTCTATCTTTTCTTCACAGCAATAACTATCATGGGAACTTATCTCGGTCTCCACGTCAACGGTGCGATAGCTAACACCAGAGCTATAGGAGCTGTTATGGCTGGACTTCTGGCGGGGCCGTGGATGGGGCTTGCGGTGGGGATAACAGGCGGCCTGCACAGGTTCATGCTGGGCGGATTCACAGCCTCCGCATGCGGAATATCAACAACGGCGGAAGGACTTATAGGCGGTCTGGTGTTTCTGTGGTTCAGACGCAAAGGACAGCCGGACGGCATTTTCAACTTTAAGACGGCATTCGCCACCACCTTCATCAGCGAAATGGTTCAGATGGCGATCATCCTTATATTTGCAAAACCTTTCAGCGAGGCGTGGGAACTGGTGCAGATAATAGCTCTGCCGATGATGTTCGCAAACGCCGCAGGGGCCGGTCTCTTCGTCAGTATATTCAAAGACAGCAAGAACGCTCTGGACAGCTACGGAGCCGAGTTTTCAAGAAAAGCCCTGAACATCGCAAACAAAACTCTGCCGGTGCTTTCAAAGGGTTTCAACGAGCAGTCGGCACAGACTCTGGCAGGAGTTATCCTGAGCGAAACAGGCGTGGGCGCAGTGGCCATAACCGACAGAACACACGTAATGGCATTCAAAGGAATAGACGCAGACCACCATCTGCCCCAAAGCAATATCTCTTCCCGAAAGACTCTGGACTGCATAAACAGCGGCGAGGTAATCTTCATTGACGGAATAACCGAACACTACACCTGTGCAATCCATGAAAACTGCCCCCTCGGCTCGGCACTGATAGTTCCTCTGGTGCTGGAGAAAGAGGTAATAGGCACAATAAAGATGTATGAACCGAAGAACAGACGCTTCCTCGGCTTCAACCAGTCATTCGGCGAAGGTATCGCCGAAGTGCTCTCAACCCAGCTGATGCTCTCGAAATATGAAGAGCAGAAAAGGCTTCTTACTGAGGCCGAACTTAAGCTGATGCAGGCGCAGGTGAATCCCCATTTCCTGTTCAACACACTGAACACCATCGGCGCTGTCGTCCGCAGTCAGCCCGAAAAGGCAAAAGAGCTTATCAATCATCTCTCAATTTTCTTCCGCAGTAACCTGAAACGCTCGTCGGAAACGGCAACGCTTGCAGAGGAGATAGAGCATATCCGCTCCTATCTGGTCATAGAGGAGGCAAGGTTCAGCGACAGACTTAAGGTAGAGATAGATATCGACGACACCCTGCGGCAGGTTGCAATGCCCGCATTCACCATTCAGCCCATAGTGGAGAACGCCATCAAGCACGGACTTTCAAATATTCTGGGGGATGCTCTCATAAAGATAACCGCCAGAGCGGAGGACGGCCGATGCATCATCCGGGTGGAGGACAACGCCGGAATCTGGTGCGAAAGCGGAAAAAGCCGAAACGGAATAGGTATGAACAGTGTTGACACACGGATAAAAAACATGTTCGGCGGCGAATACGGTCTGAGCGTAAGATGTCTGGAAGGCTCGTTCACTATTGTGGAAATACATCTTCCCGTGAGTAAGTTATGA
- the btsR gene encoding two-component system response regulator BtsR, giving the protein MRYKALIIDDEPYAREELRFQLEKTGLFDITAEAGNAVEGVRLVNSHRPDIIFLDINMPVINGFDMLSMIEKSIMPYVVFVTAYDQYALKAFEEKALDYLLKPVEQDRLEKTLEKIIRSLEKGEIPSYERKDLTRIPCSLINTIKLVDLSEIEYIYSDMTGVHAVTAGKEYLTDLTLKLIECRTELFRCHRQYLVNLAKIDRIVLNGNFSADAYTASGRVVPVSRRYLKLLKDALGL; this is encoded by the coding sequence ATGAGATACAAGGCACTCATCATTGACGACGAACCCTATGCGAGGGAGGAGTTGCGGTTTCAGTTGGAAAAGACAGGACTTTTCGACATAACCGCCGAGGCGGGAAACGCTGTGGAGGGTGTCAGGCTGGTTAACAGCCACAGGCCGGACATAATCTTCCTGGATATAAATATGCCTGTCATCAACGGGTTCGACATGCTGAGCATGATAGAGAAATCCATAATGCCCTATGTTGTGTTCGTCACAGCATACGATCAGTACGCCCTGAAAGCCTTCGAGGAGAAGGCTCTGGACTATCTGCTGAAACCTGTTGAACAGGACAGACTGGAAAAGACACTGGAAAAGATAATCCGCTCCCTTGAAAAGGGCGAAATTCCCTCCTATGAACGCAAGGACCTGACACGCATCCCCTGCTCGCTCATCAACACAATCAAACTGGTGGATCTCAGCGAAATTGAATACATCTACTCGGACATGACGGGCGTTCACGCCGTCACCGCAGGAAAGGAATACCTGACAGACCTGACCCTTAAACTAATCGAATGCCGCACGGAGCTTTTCCGCTGCCACAGACAATATCTGGTTAATCTGGCGAAGATAGACAGAATTGTGCTGAACGGGAACTTTTCCGCCGATGCCTACACAGCCTCCGGCAGGGTCGTCCCCGTCAGCAGAAGATATCTTAAACTATTGAAGGACGCACTGGGACTATAG